A window from Pseudomonas moraviensis encodes these proteins:
- the ispA gene encoding (2E,6E)-farnesyl diphosphate synthase, translating to MIAAYSASSQARVNAALETLFNAPLPELARLYEAMRYSVMNGGKRVRPLLAYAACEALGGQAEQASGAACAVELIHAYSLVHDDLPAMDDDDLRRGQPTTHKKFDEACAILAGDGLQSLAFSALLDPRLSDCSSEIRLQMVTALAQAAGPAGMVGGQAIDLGSVGLKLDQKALEQMHRHKTGALIEVSVKLGALASGRAQPDQLQALQTYAQAIGLAFQVQDDILDVESDTATLGKRQGADIARDKPTYPALLGLDAAKAYALELRDQALQALRPFDAAAEPLRELARYIVERRN from the coding sequence ATGATTGCGGCGTATTCGGCGAGCAGTCAGGCCCGGGTCAATGCGGCGCTGGAGACCCTGTTCAACGCGCCGTTGCCGGAACTGGCGCGGCTCTACGAAGCGATGCGCTACAGCGTGATGAACGGTGGCAAACGCGTCCGTCCGTTGCTGGCTTACGCCGCGTGCGAAGCCCTCGGTGGTCAGGCCGAACAGGCCAGCGGCGCGGCGTGTGCGGTCGAGTTGATCCATGCCTACTCGCTGGTGCATGACGATCTGCCGGCCATGGACGATGACGATCTGCGTCGCGGCCAGCCGACCACCCACAAGAAATTCGACGAAGCCTGCGCGATCCTCGCCGGTGACGGCCTGCAGAGCCTGGCCTTCAGCGCCCTGCTCGATCCGCGCCTGAGCGATTGCAGCAGCGAAATCCGTCTGCAGATGGTCACCGCGCTGGCCCAGGCCGCCGGTCCGGCGGGCATGGTCGGTGGCCAGGCCATCGATCTTGGTTCGGTCGGTCTCAAACTCGATCAGAAGGCCCTCGAACAGATGCACCGGCACAAGACCGGCGCGCTGATTGAAGTCAGCGTCAAGCTCGGCGCGCTGGCCAGCGGCCGCGCCCAGCCCGATCAGCTACAGGCCTTGCAGACTTATGCACAGGCCATCGGTTTGGCGTTTCAGGTGCAGGACGACATCCTCGACGTGGAAAGCGATACCGCCACCCTCGGCAAACGCCAGGGCGCCGACATTGCCCGGGACAAGCCGACCTACCCTGCGCTGCTCGGCCTCGATGCTGCCAAGGCCTACGCTTTGGAACTGCGCGACCAAGCCCTGCAGGCACTGCGACCGTTTGACGCGGCAGCCGAGCCGTTGCGCGAGCTGGCCCGGTATATCGTCGAGCGACGCAACTGA
- the dxs gene encoding 1-deoxy-D-xylulose-5-phosphate synthase, translating into MPTTFHEIPRKRPTTPLLDRANTPDGLRRLGEAELETLADELRLELLYTVGQTGGHFGAGLGVIELTIALHYVFDTPDDRLLWDVGHQAYPHKILTGRRERMASLRQKDGIAAFPRRSESEYDTFGVGHSSTSISAALGMAIAARLQDSDRKAIAVIGDGALTAGMAFEALNHAPEVNANMLVILNDNDMSISRNVGGLSNYLAKILSSRTYASMREGSKKVLSRLPGAWEIARRTEEYAKGMLVPGTLFEELGWNYIGPIDGHDLPTLIATLRNMRDLKGPQFLHIVTKKGKGFAPAEVDPIGYHAITKLEPLDAPAAAPKATSGPKYSAVFGEWLCDMAAADARLVGITPAMKEGSDLVAFSERFPERYFDVAIAEQHAVTFAAGMACEGAKPVVAIYSTFLQRGYDQLVHDVAVQNLDVLFAIDRAGLVGEDGPTHAGSFDLSYLRCIPGMLIMTPSDENELRKMLTTGHLYNGPAAVRYPRGSGPNALIEKDLEAIEIGKGIVRRQGSKVAMLVFGVQLSEALKVAEKLDATVVDMRFVKPLDEGLVREIAGSHELIVTIEENAIMGGAGGAVSEFLARENILKSMLHLGLPDSYVEHAKPAQMLAECGLDEAGIEASIRQRLALLNS; encoded by the coding sequence ATGCCCACGACGTTTCATGAGATTCCCCGCAAGCGCCCGACCACGCCCCTGCTCGACCGCGCGAACACGCCGGACGGCCTGCGCCGGTTAGGCGAAGCCGAGCTGGAAACCCTGGCCGATGAGTTGCGCCTGGAATTGCTCTACACGGTCGGCCAGACCGGTGGGCATTTCGGTGCCGGCCTGGGCGTGATCGAGCTGACCATCGCGCTGCATTACGTCTTCGACACTCCGGACGACCGTCTGCTGTGGGACGTCGGGCATCAGGCGTATCCGCACAAGATCCTCACCGGTCGCCGCGAGCGCATGGCCAGCCTGCGTCAGAAAGACGGCATCGCCGCTTTCCCGCGTCGCTCCGAGAGCGAGTACGACACCTTTGGCGTCGGCCACTCCAGCACCTCGATCAGCGCCGCGCTGGGCATGGCCATTGCCGCCCGCCTGCAGGACAGCGATCGCAAGGCCATTGCCGTGATCGGCGACGGTGCGCTGACCGCCGGCATGGCGTTCGAGGCGCTCAACCATGCGCCGGAAGTCAACGCCAACATGCTGGTGATCCTCAACGACAACGATATGTCGATCTCGCGCAACGTCGGCGGGCTGTCGAATTATCTGGCGAAGATCCTTTCCAGCCGCACCTACGCGAGCATGCGCGAGGGCAGCAAGAAAGTCCTGTCGCGCCTGCCCGGCGCCTGGGAAATCGCCCGTCGTACCGAAGAATATGCCAAGGGCATGCTGGTCCCCGGCACCCTGTTCGAAGAGCTGGGCTGGAACTACATCGGCCCGATCGACGGCCACGATCTGCCAACCTTGATCGCCACCCTGCGCAACATGCGCGATCTCAAAGGCCCGCAATTCCTGCACATCGTCACCAAGAAAGGTAAAGGCTTCGCCCCGGCGGAAGTCGACCCGATCGGTTACCACGCGATCACCAAACTCGAACCACTGGACGCCCCGGCCGCCGCGCCAAAAGCCACCAGCGGGCCGAAGTATTCGGCGGTGTTCGGCGAGTGGCTGTGCGACATGGCCGCGGCCGACGCGCGCCTCGTCGGCATCACTCCGGCGATGAAGGAAGGCTCGGATCTGGTGGCGTTCAGCGAGCGTTTCCCCGAGCGTTATTTCGACGTGGCGATTGCCGAGCAACACGCGGTGACGTTCGCCGCCGGCATGGCCTGCGAAGGCGCGAAACCGGTGGTCGCAATCTACTCGACGTTCCTGCAACGCGGTTACGACCAGTTGGTGCACGACGTCGCGGTGCAGAACCTCGATGTGCTGTTCGCCATCGACCGGGCCGGTCTGGTCGGCGAAGACGGCCCGACCCATGCCGGCAGCTTCGACCTGTCGTACCTGCGCTGCATCCCGGGCATGCTCATCATGACCCCGAGCGATGAAAATGAACTGCGCAAGATGCTCACCACCGGCCACCTCTACAACGGCCCGGCGGCGGTGCGTTATCCACGCGGCAGCGGCCCGAATGCATTGATCGAAAAAGATCTGGAAGCAATCGAAATCGGCAAGGGCATCGTCCGTCGCCAGGGCAGCAAAGTCGCCATGCTGGTGTTCGGTGTGCAACTGAGCGAAGCCTTGAAAGTCGCCGAGAAGCTCGACGCCACCGTGGTCGACATGCGTTTCGTCAAACCGCTGGATGAAGGGCTTGTGCGCGAGATCGCCGGTAGCCACGAACTGATCGTGACCATCGAAGAGAACGCGATCATGGGCGGCGCCGGTGGCGCGGTCAGCGAGTTTCTCGCCCGCGAGAACATCCTCAAGTCGATGCTGCATCTGGGCTTGCCGGATAGCTACGTCGAGCATGCGAAACCGGCGCAGATGCTCGCCGAGTGCGGGCTGGATGAGGCCGGGATCGAAGCGTCGATTCGCCAGCGACTGGCCTTGCTCAACAGCTGA
- a CDS encoding TonB-dependent receptor domain-containing protein encodes MNLSRLALPFLLLPSASAVADTFERDQALKLPDTLISANRQVEARNDSSAANTVFTREDIDRLQPSDVPDLLRRVPGVQVAQTGGRGSLPGIYIRGTQSAQSLVLVDGQRIGNSTSGDSNLQHLNIEQIERVEVLRGSRSVIYGSDAIGGVIQIFTRRGTGQGLQPRLHLGFGSQQTWQRSLGLSGGDDKTRFNLGASLDETAGIDRTHDSYPSDSDHDAYRNKSLSLSLSHALAEGIEVGANLLDNRGKGEFDNPFGRFDRDTFESVQQQPYSDFNVSSVSSYVDARVNETWKTRVEFGHSENREKTFDKLSDERTVFNTYRDSVNWQNDLTLDARNSLILGGDWYEDRINSSTAFDEDSRWNRAAFIQHRYQADSFSTEIGLRHDDNQQFGTQNTWSGTFTLPLNSDNDLLLSYSEGFRAPTFNDLYYPNFSNPDLKPETSKSYELQWRSQLSDSARLEASIYRTDLEDAIILGSNSRPQNVASARINGFEAALKHELFGWQSNLGVAIIDPRDRDTGHTLARRARRTASWDVDRQFDRLGLGASWQLVSGSYDDLNNTQSLGGYGTFGLRSSWALNREIKLDLKVDNLLDKGYSRANYSYDGAQYGYREEGRAWMFGVTWTPEL; translated from the coding sequence ATGAACCTCTCGCGCCTCGCCCTGCCCTTTCTCCTGCTACCCAGCGCCAGCGCTGTCGCCGACACCTTCGAACGTGATCAGGCGCTGAAGCTGCCGGACACACTGATCAGCGCCAATCGTCAGGTCGAGGCGCGCAACGACAGCAGCGCCGCCAACACCGTGTTCACCCGTGAAGACATTGATCGCCTGCAACCAAGCGACGTGCCGGATCTGCTGCGTCGCGTGCCCGGCGTGCAAGTGGCGCAGACCGGCGGGCGCGGCAGTCTGCCGGGGATCTACATCCGCGGCACGCAGTCGGCGCAGAGCCTGGTGCTGGTCGATGGCCAGCGCATCGGCAACTCGACCTCCGGCGACAGCAATCTGCAGCACCTGAACATCGAGCAGATCGAGCGCGTCGAAGTGCTGCGCGGCTCGCGCTCGGTGATTTATGGCAGCGATGCAATTGGCGGGGTGATCCAGATTTTCACCCGGCGCGGCACTGGGCAAGGCTTGCAGCCACGCCTGCACCTCGGCTTCGGCAGCCAGCAGACTTGGCAGCGCAGCCTCGGTTTGTCCGGCGGTGACGACAAAACCCGTTTCAACCTCGGTGCCAGCCTCGACGAAACTGCCGGGATCGACCGTACCCACGATTCGTATCCAAGCGACAGCGACCATGACGCTTACCGCAACAAATCCCTCAGCCTGAGCCTCAGCCACGCGCTGGCCGAGGGCATCGAAGTCGGCGCCAACCTGCTGGATAACCGTGGCAAGGGCGAATTCGACAACCCGTTCGGTCGCTTCGACAGGGACACGTTCGAGTCGGTGCAACAGCAGCCCTACAGCGACTTCAATGTCAGCAGCGTGAGCAGTTACGTCGATGCGCGGGTCAACGAAACCTGGAAAACCCGCGTCGAATTCGGCCACAGCGAAAACCGCGAGAAGACTTTCGACAAGCTCAGTGACGAGCGCACGGTGTTCAACACCTATCGCGACTCAGTGAACTGGCAGAACGACCTGACGCTCGACGCGCGCAACAGCCTGATCCTCGGTGGTGACTGGTACGAAGACCGGATCAACAGCAGCACTGCGTTTGACGAGGACAGCCGCTGGAACCGCGCAGCCTTTATCCAGCATCGTTATCAGGCGGACAGTTTCTCCACCGAGATCGGCCTGCGCCACGACGACAACCAACAGTTCGGTACCCAGAACACCTGGAGCGGCACCTTCACCCTGCCCCTGAATTCGGATAACGATCTGCTGCTGAGCTACAGCGAAGGTTTCCGCGCGCCGACCTTCAACGACCTGTACTACCCGAATTTCAGCAATCCCGACCTGAAACCGGAGACCTCGAAAAGCTACGAACTGCAATGGCGTAGCCAGTTGAGCGACAGCGCGCGGCTGGAAGCCTCGATTTACCGCACCGATCTGGAAGACGCGATCATCCTCGGCAGCAACTCACGCCCACAGAACGTTGCGTCGGCGCGGATCAATGGCTTCGAAGCGGCGCTCAAGCATGAGCTGTTCGGCTGGCAGAGCAATCTTGGCGTGGCAATCATTGATCCGCGCGATCGCGATACCGGCCACACACTGGCGCGAAGGGCGCGGCGCACGGCCAGTTGGGATGTGGATCGGCAGTTTGATCGTTTGGGGCTCGGCGCCAGTTGGCAATTGGTCAGCGGCAGTTACGATGATCTGAACAACACCCAATCGCTGGGTGGCTACGGCACATTCGGACTGCGCAGCAGTTGGGCGTTGAACCGTGAGATCAAGCTGGATCTGAAGGTCGACAACCTGCTGGACAAGGGTTACAGCCGGGCGAATTACAGCTATGACGGCGCGCAGTATGGTTATCGCGAGGAAGGTCGGGCGTGGATGTTCGGGGTGACCTGGACCCCTGAACTCTGA
- a CDS encoding cobalamin-binding protein, producing the protein MRRLWLAVLLLALSSPAVAGLRVVSLAPSLSEIVVELDSADLLVGVLDAGERPAAIADVPSVGRYGQLDMERLLSLKPDLLLLWPGSVGAGQRDQLKRLNIPTFIAEPHTLTQLAAQIEAIAEQLGRPERGAKRAAELRAQLEGMRQRYQRDVPLRVFYQVWDKPLYTVGGGQIISDALEVCGARNVFADLNLPAPQVSIEAVLQRDPEVIVASDQAQLGAWKVWPQVAAVRQGRLLLVTDKGLERPSGQMISATAKLCQLIAPDR; encoded by the coding sequence ATGCGTCGCCTGTGGCTGGCGGTTCTGCTGCTCGCCCTGAGCAGCCCGGCGGTGGCCGGATTGCGGGTAGTCAGCCTCGCGCCGTCGCTGTCTGAAATTGTCGTTGAACTGGATTCCGCCGATCTGCTGGTCGGCGTGCTGGATGCGGGCGAGCGTCCGGCGGCGATTGCAGATGTTCCGTCTGTGGGCCGCTATGGCCAGCTCGACATGGAACGCTTGCTCAGTCTCAAACCGGATCTGCTCTTGCTCTGGCCCGGCAGCGTTGGCGCAGGGCAGCGCGATCAGCTCAAGCGCCTGAACATTCCCACCTTCATCGCCGAGCCGCATACGTTGACGCAACTCGCCGCGCAGATCGAAGCCATTGCCGAACAGCTCGGGCGTCCTGAACGTGGGGCGAAACGGGCGGCCGAATTGCGCGCGCAGCTGGAGGGTATGCGTCAGCGTTATCAGCGTGATGTACCGTTGCGTGTGTTCTATCAGGTCTGGGACAAGCCGCTGTACACCGTCGGGGGCGGGCAGATCATCAGCGATGCACTTGAAGTGTGCGGCGCACGCAATGTGTTCGCCGACTTGAATCTGCCGGCGCCGCAGGTGAGCATCGAGGCAGTGTTGCAGCGAGATCCCGAGGTGATTGTTGCCAGTGATCAGGCCCAGCTAGGGGCGTGGAAGGTCTGGCCGCAGGTGGCGGCGGTCAGGCAGGGGAGGCTGCTATTGGTCACTGATAAAGGCCTCGAGCGACCGAGCGGGCAGATGATCAGCGCCACCGCCAAGCTTTGCCAATTGATCGCGCCGGATCGGTAG